CAGAAGGATTTGTCTCTGCAGGAGGTACATTCTGCTTGACTGCAAGCACTCAATTCTCTAAATCTGGTTTGTACTTCTGccatcattttattccattccagcGCTCTGGCATGCAAGGTAATCCATCTCTAAAATTCAAGACTTCCAAATTGAGATGAACGATTATTGGGCTTGGGTTGGGGTTTATAACCAATCCGATCATTGATCATTTGTTCCCGGCTCTTGGGATCACTGCTGAGCCCAATGGCTCCTTCTCCATCACTGCCTCCTACAACTTCCACatcttccttctgtttcttaCGGGTCTGAAAGTATAAAAGTTTTAGGATTAAGGCAACATTCTTTCAATTagcaaatgtttatttagaaCACCTACCATGTACTAGGCATGGGCTAAAGGATAGAGTTAGGGTGTAAAGAACAATAAACTGAAATCCTAGGTTTGGAATACTTAGGGGCACAATGAGGATATGGTGTTAAAAGTTGTAACccctgatcacttgaggtcaggagtgtgagactagcctggcaaacatggtgaaaccctatctctactaaaaatacaaaaatttggtgggggcacggtggcttacatctgtaatcccagccctttgggaggccgaggcgagcggatcacgaggtcaggagatcgagaccatcctagccaacatggtgaaactccatttctactaaaaatacgaaaattagctgggcatggtggcgcatgcctgtaatcccagctactcaggaggctgaggcaggagaatcgcttgaaccaggaagtcggaggttgcagagagccgagatggcgccactgcactccagcctggcgacagagcgagactctgtctcaaaaaaaaaaaaaacaaaagatgtaaCCCCTACCCTCCAGGATGTCACAGTCTAATAGGGAAACAGGCAAACAGACGATTATAGGGTGATTAGGGCTATGACCTATGACAGAGAGAAGTCTACACTGCCAAAGAGACAAGAGGTAAGAAGTTGGGGTGTGGTGGTACAACAGGAAGCTACAACTGGAAAGATGTAAGAGCAGACAAGGGGGAGCAAAGGGCATTTCAACAAATTTATTATTCTAGAGaatagacagaaaaataaattagtaaagaaATAACCACCAAAAATCTATAGCCTGACTGATCCCGTGAGATTAAAAGTAACTCAAGAAGGTTTTATGCTATCTTATCAAAAAGTCTGGGTTTTGtggcttcattttgttttcagataAAAGGTTTGGCTCTTAAGTCACATGTGactgcagaatccacaaagtatGTCTTAGTTTGATCATTTTCAAAAAGAGACACTTATCCCATAACTGCCACTACCTGACTGTAAGGATAACAGATGATAACTTTCTCTAAGAGAGTGAAATGATGTTTTATCCAAAGTTACTTAATAATAATAGAAGAATGGCTCAGCTACTCAAATCACTGGAATTACCACCATTCTTCACCACTTGCTACTGAACTGTGGGCATTTAAATGCCAAGCATCAGGCTgaccgcagtggctcatgcctgtaaatcccagtgctttgggaggccaaggcaggaggattgcttgagcccaggagtgtgacactagcctgggcaacacagtgtcACTccatctgtctctacaaattttttttttttctttagactgaGTCTCcgtctgtcgccaggctggagtgcagtggcgccatctcggctcactgcaacctccgcctcctgggttcaagcaattctcctgcctcagcctcccaagtagttgggaatacaggcacatgccagcacacccagctaatttttgtacttttagtagagacagggtttcagcgtgttagctaggatggtctcaatctcttgacctcgtgatccgcctgccttggcctcccaaggtgctgggatttacaggcatgagccaccgcacccagcccacaaaaaaatttaaaaattagccaggcatggtggcgcatgcctgtattcccagttattCAGGGGACCTGATGtggtaggatcacctgagcctagcaggtcaaggctgcagtgagctgtgatcatgccactgtactccagccagggtgacagagcaagaccctctctcaaaaataaaaataaaaaaataaaataaatgccaacACTCACAAAGTATTACAGGGAATAAAATAAGGTATTGCCTTTTATGTGGCAAATGACCTTCCTGATTACTAGTAAGTGATGTTAGAAAGTTCTACCTAAATACCTTTATGAAAACAAGTTCGAAAAGGCAAACGACTCTATCATTCTGAGAATATCCAAGTGGAATGAAATCACTTAAAAGGCTTCCCACTTTGAGCAACTGCTGTTTCAGAAGCTAGAGTCACAGTAGTATAATCAAACTCATGTTGGTAATAAATGAAACAGGCCAGTTTTCTACTGGTTTCACTTTAGTTTAGGGCATGACTGTCCCTGCTTCCTAAGTTACTCTAAAACAAGGCAAAACCCACTAGATAACTGCCTTTAGTGGAAAGACTAACTCAATTGTGAGCTGGCTGTAGAGTCAAAGTTCAGCATGCTAGCATTTTATGAGATTCGTTACAACTGAAGTTTAAGCCATACTTTAAAGCTCATCCTTAATAATATATGAGTTTTTAGAAAGCAAAAATTACGATACTTAGAGAACACTAAAGTCTCTTGGGATGAAGCAGGGGGAAAGAAATCTAAGTTATTAGTCTTCATATGAAGCATATACAATACATAATAAAGCTGTTGGTGAATACATGCAAAATGTACTGTCCTCTGCCATATAGTACAAGTACCTGCTAGGACAGCAAATGAAAATAGACTTGCATTGAGCCCTCCTTTGGACCTGGTATTGCAGGGATCAGATGCAGAGAGAAATATACTAATCCCTGACTTCAAGGAGCTCATGGCCCAGTGagggaaaacaaaagcaaacagacAATTACAACAGAGAGTGACAGTGCCTATGAGAGAGGTTAGCACAGGAGGATAAGGTTGAGCCTAACCCAGCTGGGGGCTGGAAGGAGTAAGAGTTAGCctggcaaagaaaaagaaagggcttTTCTGGCAAAGGGAACACTGTGTATAGGCATTGAGATTAAAGATAACCCAGCAGTGAAAGTGGAGAGATAAGCAAGGACCAGCTCACAAAGGACCTCATATGCCATGCTAGggaatttggaatttattctGTAGACCACTGAAGAATTTAAGTCTTATTAATGGACATCTAATACTGTGTAGCAAGGCCacacttaaaaatacatatggaGCCCCTACTATGAACTAGATGGTAGGAACTCAATGGTGAAGCAAACAGACATGATTTCTGCAATCAACATTCCTAatgtaaatgattttaaaataaattgtaaattacAATAAATGCTATGAAAAAAATATGGTGCTTTGTGAGAGCCTGCAGAGATGGAGGCAGCATGGATGGGAATGACACATGTAACTTGGATATGGTCAAAAGTGGCCTCTTAAGTTGAAGAGTTGACATTTAAACGAAGACTGGAAGAAAGGGAGCACTCCAGGCAGGGGGAAATAATATGTGGAAAGTCTATGGAAGTGATAAACAGTTTGGCATGTTCAAGGAAATGAAAGGGAGCCAGTGTGGCTAGGGTATAGAGGGCAAGGCAAAGAATGGCACAAAATCAATCTGGAGAGACACTAGAACATACAAAATCTTGTAGGCCATGGTGAAGAATTCAGATTTTGTTATAAGTGCAGGAAACTACTGAGGAGTTTTAAACAGGAATGACAGGATTTGAAAATTTTTGAAGATCATTCTTGATACTGGATGCAGAATGCACTGAAAGAGACAAAAATGGAAGTAGAAGACCAGTTAGGATGCTACTACAATTATACAGGGAAAGATGGTTACTTAGCGCAGGACTGTAACAGTGGAGATGAAAAGGTATGGGTGGATTCTAGACATATTCTGAAGGTAGAACCAAAGGGTTTACAGACAGATCAAATATAAAGCATAAGAGAAAGGGAGGACTCAGGAATGACTGCTAGGTTTCTGGCCTGAGGAACTGAATTGATACTGAAATGGGAAACACTGGGGAAGAATGGAAGGGATGACTGGTTCAAGGGAGAAATCaagagtttttctcttttctttttttaacatgttAAGTGTAGTAGGCTGAAAAATGGCCCCCAAAGCTAGCAGGTCCTAATCCTGGAACCTATAAATGCCTTATATGGGAAAAGGGCCTTTGCAGGTGTGactaaattaaggatcttgagatggggggATTATCCTGGGTTAGTCAGGTAGGCCCTAAACACAATCACACATATCATTATaagaaggaggcagaggaagTTTTCACAGACAGAAAAGAAGACAATAT
The nucleotide sequence above comes from Pongo pygmaeus isolate AG05252 chromosome 13, NHGRI_mPonPyg2-v2.0_pri, whole genome shotgun sequence. Encoded proteins:
- the CDC26 gene encoding anaphase-promoting complex subunit CDC26 is translated as MLRRKPTRLELKLDDIEEFENIRKDLETRKKQKEDVEVVGGSDGEGAIGLSSDPKSREQMINDRIGYKPQPKPNNRSSQFGSLEF